One genomic segment of Coffea arabica cultivar ET-39 chromosome 6e, Coffea Arabica ET-39 HiFi, whole genome shotgun sequence includes these proteins:
- the LOC113737276 gene encoding uncharacterized protein: protein MEGPPWPPPATEGAPGCAAPSKSFADVLSGSGQLEVSNIPDLGCCSIHRGEPELRLSQRDMHLLSRPFKNALGDCEVGLLDMNHVLIRPSTEEDYTRLFVRRSWFVKGAQMLISKWTLDFKVHQDSTYAPVWVSLPSLPLPLFNAMYIAKLAGLLGRCLKIDAATLALRRPSVARVLIEMDISKQPPNRIWIGEAQDGFWQAREGARKQVEWRQRTDGALVSGQGVEGKIAGNGDPEMGAPSVVADIGRGVQHQTWVQKAPMLLTNFVNVSTAEEVLAGDGTAALSVAADVIAAIPETSSGDLKELEQASAHTLVMQVEEREREELVAASVNTFAVLNAIDDMEVQDFDRIPARSAGHFRAAKGHRRQCSDGDNPGEVAPWEQLKQFQMVLHRRLRHASKRSREGLSAREQPQVTGAGRIEIRLQGGHSENAPLNQVQFQSKNHYSLRIRLLVLLEPLSDIPQLEVVRRLLGFDKALGALHNKVWVFWYSELSLSFREMAEQLLHMHIIFSSGCSIQVSAVYARCSRVGRRELWSAMEGLAGEVIGPWLLAGDFNVISTSEERVGGSPANARNMEEFNAAIGSCGLSEVPFDGGLFTWTNGRVWQRLDRAFLNQEWADGYEFSHVSHLARGRSDHAPVLINCQNGGHSKRSFRFLNVWRRHSGFMNVVRQGWAMPVEGEGMLKFYNKLKAVKGCLQVWNVQVFGNIFSKVREAEALMKQREEQFDAEMDSASWAALEEAKAAYARSLALEGEYWRQKAGIKWLQVGDANSAYFHSKCRQRRNFNFVARIKDQSGAWLEDLQHIRQSAVDFYSSLFASERHGWHSPVLPFSVPQLAPADNDMLAALPDMAELKGVVFALDADSAPGPDDFGAGFYQACWDIIQSDLLEAVQAFFQGMRLPRSFTSTSILLLPKIAGAMQWKDFRPISLCNVCSKVISKLVSDRLGRVLPALVSPWQTGFVPGRGITDNILLTQELVVDLDRRLRHPNLMLKLDMEKAYDRVEWPFLLFMLRKFGFAEQVVDIFFRLVSNNWFSVLVNGEAAGFFKSSRGVRQGDPVSPGLFVLVAEFLGRGLHHLLERQPGRYFVTAGLPVPYLAFADDMLLFTRCSEECLVAIKGFLSEYEETSGQRVNVSKSSFFLPSGATSEQEQLVTRVLGFHRQCFPFTYLGAPIYKGRRRGVLFDDIVSKMRARLEHWSTKLLSFGGKMVLVRHVLASLPMYLLQVVNPPKAVLTRLGTICNSFLWDNKGERRIHWSSWDKLCFPIDEGGLGFRSFNDMARAFAVKLWWRFRLGESIWAKFMHAKYIKGVHPSEALVERATDTWKRLVAVRQMAEQNIRWCLGEGLVDFWKDRWVFNEPLESVVGGSDKPHFQVAEFIARDGWDEQRLGRWVPGFVVQAIKEVSHDVARKDMMVWVPSPSGDFTVRSAWEVLRQRRLRSVVDSLLWPSVLPAKMSFLAWRLVRNFLPLDMTLSFRGLALPSRCGCCYLAEETLLHVFLTGPVASEVWRRVSGRFGFQLRNCSSMTSIFISWHFTSASSTKDHIRAVMPVVVCWFLWLARNQERYQGRRWEVGRILREMDCFLDQLGRAGKFRRAHFTGDADCELLRFIKVSPRRGTPCAVAWEKPPLSLLKLNSDASVNRGRASGGGLLRDSHGKLIFAFYKEFGDHQVLEAESMALLLGLQLCVQRGFCPSLVEVDSKTLVHLVGSGVIAKWPLCNILRKIRDLLEGFSASLSHIFREANSSADRLAALGAGSTRVYDQVHQLPALVRASISLDARGVPGVRWISEVS, encoded by the exons ATGGAGGGGCCTCCGTGGCCGCCGCCGGCCACAGAGGGTGCACCTGGCTGCGCAGCACCTTCCAAGTCATTCGCCGACGTGCTATCTGGTTCGGGCCAGCTGGAGGTGTCAAATATTCCTGATCTGGGTTGTTGTTCAATTCATAGAGGGGAGCCGGAGCTGCGATTATCCCAGAGAGATATGCATCTGCTTTCGAGGCCTTTTAAGAATGCTTTG GGAGACTGTGAGGTTGGCCTTCTGGATATGAATCACGTACTGATCAGGCCGTCGACGGAGGAGGATTATACACGACTTTTTGTGCGCCGGTCTTGGTTCGTGAAGGGAGCGCAGATGCTGATATCCAAATGGACATTGGATTTCAAAGTTCATCAGGATTCGACATATGCTCCGGTGTGGGTATCTTTGCCATCACTTCCTTTGCCTTTGTTTAATGCGATGTACATTGCCAAATTAGCTGGTTTGTTGGGACGATGTCTGAAGATTGACGCAGCGACTTTGGCCCTTCGACGTCCTTCGGTGGCGAGGGTCCTGATTGAGATGGATATATCAAAGCAGCCCCCGAACCGTATTTGGATTGGGGAGGCTCAGGACGGGTTCTGGCAGGCT AGGGAAGGAGCGCGGAAACAGGTGGAGTGGCGTCAGCGGACTGATGGTGCCTTGGTTTCTGGCCAGGGAGTAGAGGGCAAAATTGCCGGAAATGGTGATCCTGAGATGGGTGCTCCCTCTGTGGTCGCTGATATAGGGCGGGGGGTGCAGCACCAAACATGGGTTCAGAAGGCGCCGATGTTATTGACTAATTTTGTTAACGTTTCGACAGCAGAAGAAGTTTTGGCTGGTGATGGGACTGCTGCACTTTCGGTTGCTGCTGATGTGATTGCTGCTATACCTGAAACGTCTTCGGGGGATTTAAAGGAGTTGGAGCAGGCCTCGGCTCATACGTTGGTAATGCAGGTGGAGGAACGGGAGAGGGAGGAGTTGGTCGCGGCGTCTGTTAATACCTTTGCGGTGTTGAACGCTATTGATGACATGGAGGTGCAGGATTTTGATCGTATTCCTGCTAGGTCTGCTGGTCATTTTCGGGCAGCCAAGGGGCATAGACGGCAGTGCTCGGACGGGGATAATCCGGGGGAAGTAGCACCGTGGGAGCAGCTAAAACAGTTTCAAATGGTGTTGCATCGTCGGCTGCGCCATGCTTCAAAGCGATCAAGGGAGGGGCTGAGTGCGCGGGAGCAGCCTCAGGTCACGGGCGCTGGTCGAATTGAAATTAGGCTCCAGGGTGGCCACTCGGAGAACGCTCCTCTTAATCAGGTTCAGTTCCAATCTAAAAATCACTATTCTTTGCG AATAAGATTGCTGGTTCTTTTGGAACCTTTGTCGGACATTCCACAATTGGAGGTGGTACGTCGGCTCCTGGGGTTTGATAAGGCTTTGGGAGCATTGCATAACAAGGTGTGGGTATTTTGGTATAGTGAGCTGTCTTTGAGCTTCAGGGAGATGGCAGAGCAGCTTCTTCACATGCACATCATATTTTCCTCTGGGTGTTCAATTCAAGTTTCGGCAGTTTATGCTAGATGCTCGAGGGTGGGGCGTCGAGAATTGTGGTCGGCAATGGAAGGATTAGCGGGAGAGGTTATCGGGCCATGGCTACTGGCAGGGGATTTTAATGTCATCTCCACCTCGGAGGAGCGTGTGGGCGGTTCTCCGGCTAATGCAAGGAACATGGAGGAATTTAATGCAGCTATCGGCAGTTGTGGCTTGTCGGAGGTGCCATTTGATGGGGGGTTATTTACCTGGACGAATGGTAGAGTATGGCAGAGATTGGATAGGGCCTTCTTGAATCAGGAGTGGGCTGATGGGTATGAATTCTCGCATGTCTCCCACTTGGCCAGGGGACGGTCAGATCATGCTCCAGTCTTGATTAACTGTCAGAATGGGGGCCACAGCAAGCGGTCGTTTAGATTTCTGAATGTTTGGAGGCGGCATTCGGGTTTTATGAACGTGGTTCGACAGGGTTGGGCGATGCCGGTTGAGGGTGAGGGTATGCTGAAATTTTATAACAAGCTGAAAGCTGTTAAGGGGTGCCTGCAGGTTTGGAATGTCCAAGTATTTGGCAACATTTTTAGCAAGGTACGGGAGGCCGAGGCTTTGATGAAGCAACGTGAGGAGCAGTTTGACGCGGAGATGGATTCGGCGTCCTGGGCAGCGTTGGAGGAGGCAAAGGCGGCTTATGCACGGAGTTTGGCGTTGGAGGGTGAGTATTGGAGGCAGAAGGCGGGCATCAAATGGTTGCAGGTTGGGGATGCTAACTCAGCATATTTTCACTCTAAATGCCGGCAACGgcgaaatttcaattttgtcgCTCGAATTAAAGATCAGTCGGGTGCATGGTTGGAGGATCTACAACACATCAGGCAGTCCGCAGTGGATTTCTATTCGTCTTTATTCGCTTCTGAACGACATGGGTGGCATTCGCCGGTGCTTCCCTTCTCGGTCCCTCAGTTGGCGCCGGCGGACAATGACATGTTAGCTGCTTTACCAGACATGGCAGAATTAAAGGGGGTGGTTTTCGCGTTGGACGCAGACAGTGCACCAGGACCAGACGATTTTGGGGCGGGTTTTTACCAAGCCTGTTGGGATATTATCCAGTCTGATTTATTGGAGGCGGTTCAGGCTTTTTTCCAGGGTATGCGTTTGCCTAGGAGTTTCACTAGCACATCTATTTTGTTATTGCCTAAGATCGCAGGCGCCATGCAGTGGAAGGACTTTCGGCCAATTAGTCTTTGTAACGTCTGTTCTAAAGTTATTTCTAAGCTCGTCTCGGATCGATTGGGTAGGGTTCTCCCTGCCTTAGTATCACCGTGGCAGACTGGTTTTGTTCCAGGCCGGGGGATAACGGATAACATCCTTTTGACGCAGGAGCTGGTGGTAGATTTAGATAGGCGCCTGAGACACCCGAACCTCATGTTAAAGTTGGACATGGAAAAGGCATATGACAGGGTCGAGTGgccatttcttttgtttatgcttCGTAAATTTGGTTTTGCGGAACAGGTGGTCGACATTTTCTTTCGTCTGGTGTCTAATAATTGGTTCTCAGTATTGGTGAATGGTGAGGCTGCTGGATTTTTTAAATCTTCAAGGGGTGTTAGGCAGGGCGACCCGGTTTCTCCTGGCCTATTTGTGTTAGTGGCAGAATTTTTAGGCCGCGGGTTACACCATCTGCTGGAGCGTCAGCCTGGTCGGTATTTTGTTACGGCAGGGCTTCCGGTGCCGTACCTTGCTTTTGCGGATGATATGCTTTTGTTCACAAGATGTTCAGAGGAGTGCCTGGTTGCAATAAAGGGTTTTTTGTCGGAGTACGAGGAGACTTCAGGCCAAAGGGTGAATGTCAGCAAGAGCTCTTTTTTTCTGCCTTCAGGGGCTACGTCGGAACAGGAGCAGTTGGTGACTAGGGTCCTAGGCTTTCACAGGCAATGCTTCCCATTCACCTATTTGGGTGCTCCTATATATAAAGGCCGGAGGCGGGGTGTCTTGTTTGATGATATTGTCTCTAAAATGCGGGCCCGTCTTGAACACTGGAGTACTAAGCTGCTCTCCTTTGGGGGTAAGATGGTTTTAGTACGGCATGTACTGGCTTCATTACCTATGTACTTACTTCAGGTGGTGAATCCTCCAAAGGCGGTACTCACACGGTTGGGTACAATTTGTAATTCCTTTCTTTGGGATAATAAGGGGGAGAGGCGCATTCATTGGTCTTCCTGGGACAAGCTGTGTTTTCCCATTGATGAGGGGGGTCTGGGTTTTCGGTCCTTTAATGACATGGCAAGGGCTTTTGCGGTTAAACTATGGTGGCGGTTTAGGCTTGGAGAGTCCATTTGGGCAAAGTTCATGCATGCCAAATACATCAAAGGAGTTCATCCTTCGGAGGCATTGGTAGAGCGGGCTACAGATACGTGGAAGCGTCTTGTGGCCGTACGTCAAATGGCTGAACAGAACATTAGGTGGTGTTTAGGGGAAGGACTTGTGGATTTTTGGAAGGATAGATGGGTTTTTAATGAGCCCTTAGAGAGTGTGGTGGGTGGCTCTGACAAGCCTCATTTTCAAGTCGCAGAGTTTATTGCTAGGGATGGTTGGGATGAACAGCGGCTTGGCCGGTGGGTTCCAGGGTTTGTCGTCCAGGCGATCAAAGAAGTGTCTCACGATGTGGCTCGGAAGGATATGATGGTGTGGGTGCCTTCGCCATCGGGCGATTTCACGGTTAGGTCGGCATGGGAGGTGCTTCGGCAAAGGAGGCTTCGTTCAGTTGTCGATTCCCTTCTTTGGCCTTCGGTTTTGCCGGCCAAAATGTCTTTTTTGGCCTGGAGATTGGTGCGTAATTTCCTCCCTCTAGATATGACATTGAGTTTTCGGGGTTTGGCTTTGCCCTCTCGGTGCGGGTGTTGCTACCTGGCGGAGGAGactcttttgcatgttttcttaaCTGGTCCAGTTGCTTCGGAAGTGTGGAGGAGAGTGTCTGGCCGATTTGGTTTTCAGCTGCGTAATTGCTCCAGTATGACGTCGATTTTTATCTCTTGGCATTTTACGTCAGCTTCCTCTACGAAGGATCACATTCGGGCAGTCATGCCGGTTGTAGTGTGCTGGTTCCTTTGGCTTGCCAGGAACCAGGAGCGGTATCAGGGCAGGCGATGGGAGGTTGGCAGGATACTCCGCGAGATGGATTGTTTTCTGGACCAGCTCGGGAGGGCAGGTAAGTTTCGTCGGGCGCATTTTACGGGGGATGCGGATTGTGAGTTACTCAGGTTCATTAAAGTTTCCCCGCGGAGGGGGACCCCTTGTGCGGTGGCCTGGGAGAAACCGCCACTAAGTTTGCTTAAGCTCAACTCGGACGCGAGTGTGAATCGTGGTAGGGCCTCGGGTGGTGGTCTATTGCGGGATAGTCATGGGAAGTTGATCTTTGCTTTCTACAAGGAATTTGGAGATCACCAGGTGTTGGAGGCAGAAAGTATGGCTTTGTTGTTGGGTTTGCAGTTGTGTGTTCAGAGGGGGTTTTGCCCTTCATTGGTAGAGGTGGACTCCAAAACGTTGGTGCATTTGGTTGGCTCTGGGGTCATTGCTAAATGGCCATTATGTAATATTTTGAGGAAGATAAGAGATCTTTTGGAAGGTTTTTCGGCTTCTCTCTCACATATTTTCCGGGAGGCTAACTCCTCTGCGGATAGGTTAGCAGCTTTAGGGGCTGGAAGCACCCGGGTGTATGATCAGGTTCACCAACTGCCGGCTCTGGTTCGGGCTTCGATTAGTCTTGACGCACGGGGTGTGCCGGGTGTTCGTTGGATCAGTGAAGTGAGTTAG